In the genome of Carya illinoinensis cultivar Pawnee chromosome 13, C.illinoinensisPawnee_v1, whole genome shotgun sequence, the window gtcatatatatatatatatatggtcctAAAGATCCTAGgggtgtttatatatatatatatatttgataaatttatattattgggTTTTCCAAAGTGAAAAGATCATTTTCGGGTTAATTAGATGTGgggcctatatatataatatagaatcAACTGCtcctaataaatttataatattgttactTTTGGTGACATGGTAATTAACCCGGAATCTCTGCCTTTGGTAGTTAATTTGGTCGttggaaattgaaaaatttGCATACAAAGTTCTTATTTAAGAAATTATAAGGATCGATGATGGTGTACGTTGAATTAGAATGTACATCTTTTACGTAATTGGCGCTCATGGACCAAACATATAGTAGTCTAATGAAAtagtaattatttattttcaatattttttccatTATTCATAATTACTACGATGCAGTCTTATTTGGACTCGCAGGTCGATCGTATCGTGTTCTACGCCTGTATAAATTAAgaccaacatatatataatatatttttatttgacttatataatataatatgtcaaCCGGCATTTAATTTCcatgtaattaattaactaaAGGTGGATAAATACCTAAATATATTTGTGCCAAAATGGAAAAATAACGATCGAAGACCATATTATCGCATACATGCAGATCCATGCATGCTGCATcatgttataatatattatatgatgtgaaaatattaattatatatatatagatatatgtgtATTGAATGTATACTGCATGTGTGCAGATCGCGCGATAGAAGATATATAGATGAACTCAACTTGTTTACATCGAcatcaataatattcatgagTCATGATCATGACCTAACTTAATTAAAAGTGATTTTCGTCctaatatttattgaaattataacctagtaattaatatatatctatataaatggATCACTAGTCTCCACTTCGTTAATAAAGTAAAATTAAGTTGAAAAATTTTCTGCTTACAAAAATACCATacaaatacataaaagtaacgTCGTCTcgtataattaaaataataataataataatagtaacgTCTCGTTATTGATTTGCATAtggcataaatatatatatacatatacatatatatatatatatatatgcatgcgcACATACATGATATATCTAATAgatcatacatgcatgcatgcaccatgaccaCGTGATAAAATGCAAATGAGGTTTACATGTCAAACTATTGGTCAACAAGCACGAACTCAgattgattttcttttctttttccattgaAAACAAAATGTGAAACGTCCCAAAGTAATCTGGCTACCGCTCATTATTCCTTGCACTGCTCAATCTCTTCTCTTGTAAAACCCATTAATCTATTAGAATTGTGATTATTAGTTCTTCTATGACTCTATCTATTCTTTCTCGTAAATCCTAATCCTTAATTCTATGACCCAATCTATTAGAAGTCCTAGTTCTTCTTTGACTCGTATTCTTTCTCGTAAATCTTCATCCTTCTATTACTAGCTTGTACCTTTTCCTTCGTCTATAAATAGAGCCTATCTCTGTTAAAATCAGTGCAGCACCTTTCTGTAAACACATACCAGCAGCGGCCCTTTCCTACAAAGCACACTTGAATATTGTTCTCTTCCAAAATTCCTGTTGTTCTAGCAAAGTCTTTGCACATTTGATCTTGAAGATTTGCTTTTCTCCAGATCCAGTGAAAGATATGTCCCCACAAATCAATTTTCTCGTACTTTTCATAATCTTAGGAGCCTCCTTCTCATCCTGTTTTAGCAGCTACCAAGAGGGCCCACTTACAATTGATCATCTAGACGACACTCATGGTTCTGATCCTCGTAGAGCCTACACCACATCAATAAGCAATAATACCGATCATCAACAGGACCAGGATCGTGACAAACATGAGCCCGGGTTTGTGGACCGGATCATGATGTCTGCGGCCAAAAGGTTTGGTATGAAAAGAAGGCTTAGACGAGCACAAACTCCTTCGACTTCACAAAGGCTGGTCAGTGTAGATCAGTTTGGCGCTAAAGGTGACGGAAGAGACGATACTGAGGTACGTACCCGATTTGATTAATACTTTCGACCATTCTTCACGATTTTCCGTTTTCGTTTCTTTTTCTCTGTAGTTGGtttgcgattttttttttttttttgggtgggttACAAGATAGTAGTTTGATTTCTCAAACTTTTATGTTAGGCATTTCGGAAAGCTTGGCAGGCAGCTTGTTCTTCTGCAAATAGTGTTCTTGTGGTCCCTAAATATCGGAACTACCATCTCAAGGCAATTACATTCTCGGGTCCCTGCAAATCTGATATGACATTGATGGTGAGTTTTATGCATGCATGCGTATGAAccatatgtatattatatatatatatatatttatatgaagagTCCATATGTAGTATAAACACGCATCATCTTAAGCCAAATAACATTATACGTACATGCATCATGCATGCGTATGGACATATCGAtaatagacatatatatatgctattatatttgcatttaattaacattttatttaattttcctgTGGAAATTTACAAGTccttgtttatatttttttactaggTCTACGGAACAATCAAAGCTTCTTCTCATAGATCAGATTATGCAAAAGATACACGACATTGGCTTgtgtttgaaaatattcaaaactttgtaGTTGAAGGTGGGGGCTCCATCAATGGCAATGGGAGGAAGTGGTGGCTAAACTCATGCAAAATTAACAAAAACCTTGTATGTATTATACTGAATTCTCCCATTTAAGTTTCATGACCTTTAGTTTTGTGGTTCCCAATGATAAGCGAACTAATTAGTATCATTGACATTGGTCTCTTCCATTGTTTTTTCCACGTACAGCCTTGCACGCACGCACCAACTGTAAGTTCCTGGATCTTCCATTGATCTCCATGGCTTTTCTgacattatatttaaaattttcctcTGTAATGTTTTTGATTGATTTAATAACTGTTTTAGGCTGTGACCTTCCTCGGCTGCAACAATTTGAGAGTGTCTAACCTGAGAATAAAAAATGCACAGCAAATGCATGTTACATTTCAGAACTGTGACAACGTCAAAGCTTTGAATCTCTTGGTGACTGCACCAGGGAATAGTCCCAATACGGATGGAATTCATGTTACCGGAACACAGAACATTAATATCGAAAACTGTGTTATCAGAACAGGTACACCCAAAAAAGAAACTTCAGTTTTCTATAATTTAGTAACAACTAATAATTACTATTTAATCATTTATTGCATGccaaaatatctattttttacaacaaattaATTCTGAACTAATTAatcattttggttttatttgttgaaGGTGATGACTGTATTTCCATAGTGTCTGGGTCAAAAAATGTTCGAGCCACAGACATTACATGTGGACCAGGTCATGGAATAAGGTGATGATCATCTCTCAtgcactatattatatatactctaACTTGGTTAATTTTAATTGATCACCTAATTTATAAAGTTGAAGTAAAGTAATTCTACCAGCTAGCTAGCACGATGCATGcatgtttttgttattttctctgttaattatttcttattagTTTGGATATCGTTTTGCAGCATTGGGAGCTTAGGAGCTGACGGTTCCACAGATTATGTTTCAAATGTGATAGTTGATAGAGCAAGACTTTCAGGAACTACTAACGGAGTCAGGATTAAAACTTGGCAGGTAATTAAGAATACTTGGTAATTTTCATATACCCATTCTGGCCCGGGCTCCGGGGCACTCCCTGCAGACTGTTGATAACTAaggagctatatatatatatagaactgttacagatataaataaattatataaaataaatttataaactgacgtaattttataaattttatttgatttgttttgtaataaaaataattttataatctgacgtatcatatcaaatcatatcaatttgtggatttacttatttataatctctttgtggttaaagtattttctatatttatatatatatatatatatatgtacggcCAAAAGTAGGCATCAATACGTACATTAGGCAGactcattttgaaaaacttgTGGGTACGTACGTAACCTTTTGCAAATTGgttaaaaagttgaaagttgcaTCAATTTAGGCgcaatatacatacatacatatatatatatatatatatatataaaagattggCCGTAGGAAATTCTCATGAAGACATTGCGAGAGACAGATGgtcagagaaaagaaaaagaaagaaagaaagaaagaagcaaaAGTTGATGGAAAAACAGCGGAAGTACTTTAGAAAAATTGGGTGCAAAATGATTAAGAGATCACGTCTTCCATGCACCGTTATTTTTCCTCCTTGAATCCCTCCACCTTACAAGAAACGTCGTCCCCCCCACCCCCATGTTTACTACTTACCACATACTTAATTCTTGACTTGTGCTGAACCAACAAGTTTACgtctttcttcattctttcctgCTGCTGACCTACATATTTATATAGGACCCACTCACTAAAGTACCAGCTGCTTGTATAACAAGTTAACTACTTAAAAATTATCACTTCTTCacttctataaaatatatatattaatatatgtatgcatgtatgcgTATTGTATTTAACAGTCCCGcatatttgttataattttcGATTTTAatctatatgtgtgtatatgtatgCAGGGAGGCTCTGGGTATGCCAAAAATATCCTATTTCAAAATATCGAAATGAACAATGTCAGCAATCCTATAATCATAGATCAAAACTATTGCGATCAAGATACTCCATGCAGAGAAcaggtaatatatatatatatatatatatgatccctTATTAAAAGGCTTTTCACGTAAAGCACAATCCCAAAAAACATGAAGATATATACcaatcatcttaattaatatTGCATGACTGCAGGGCTCGGCTGTGCAAATAAGCACCGTGACTTACAGAAACATCCAAGGCACTAGTGCATCGGAGGATGCTGTAAAATTCCAGTGCAGCAAGAGCATGCCCTGTGAAGGGATCTCATTGCAAAATGTTGATCTAGTACGTGCAGGAGATGCAGATGTCCAAGCTTCTTGTGACAATGTTGGACTGGCAAACAAGGGGAAAGTCTTTCCACGGtgctgatcatgatcatgaattCGGAGGAAAAAAGCGAAATccctacttttttattattattattattattatcgaCACTGTAAACTAATATAGTTTGACTAATTAGCATTAAAATTTAATACGGTGGTCGATTGTCAGATATCGCATGCTGTTTTAGTCGTAGAAACATAGAAAAGAGGGAAAGCGTACGCGCGCGTGTTGCTGTATACAACTCAAATAATTAATGCATGCTTTTGCTTCTTTCTTTCCCCATCATGTTGAGTttcattttatcaaaaaaaaaaaaaaaaaaatattgagtttcataaataaagtatatttatttattttggaaagTATTTTCAAGCGTTTTGGTATTTTTGGATTTGGGCCCCTACCCCTCACTGGATCGGGCTTATTTAATAGTGTAAGCCTAACctcgtgagagagagagaaatggatTGGGCTTATATTAATTGTACAACACTAATGTCCATCGAAGGAGCCCATTATATAATGAAGCACGATGGCCTGATCACGATGGTGCCGAAAGCAGTACTATAACCGGGCCTTAGGCCTAGCTGAAACAGGCTCAAATTCAGAGTAGCGCTAGTTAGCTAGGGATCAATTAATATCATTTTAGACTCAaatttaagagttttgctacgtacaaatGCAGTCGTATACTAATCTGTacactaatactgatttatttatatttaaaatttaaattaacactgttttcaataaaatctactttttgaccaatcacattacattagtgtacagattagtgcaaaattatgtttataactatatttttcccaaATCCAAAACctgaaaaacatacaaaaatataGGCCCATCCTCACAGCTAGCTGAGCTAATCATCGGAAAAAGATTGTTAATTTGGGACAATTAAAGTCATCAATTAGGTAATTAATTAGCTTCAATCAAAATGCACGTACTCGAGCCTTCGTCCCAACCAAGCTGACGCATGCAGGCACACTCCACGTACCCTTCTATTTTCTCAGTACTCTTGGAAATCAACTCGtaatgccatatatatatatatatatttagtttaaTATATACACGCACAGTGGCCGTTTATCTCTCTCGAGACTTTACGAACCCATGCACGGCATGCATAAAGAAATATTCAAAGCACTTTTACATAAGAATATACCTGTTTATCCCTaattcgtatttatttatttatttaatcgaAGCCGTTACTCGAAAATATTGTAGTTGGCTAGCTAGCTGGCTGTGAGGTCTTGGGATGGTAGTCAATCATGAGggggaaaatatatatacaccaagcagtaactagctagctaggtaggtAGGTAGCAGTTGGCTTGAAGCTATCGATCGATCaatctttaatttaattaatgaagATGGCTTTAAACATCCACCCACTAGTGTAATCTACTTAATTGCACACATGCAAATATGATCGGCAACATCGTGAagaatctatatatatgtatatatatggcaaAATTACGTActgagattttagaaaatgacaAGAGTGAGGATGATCGATTTGACTTAAGTCACGATTTTTCAAGCATTCATATTATGAAGCACGTACACATGaggctatatataataaatgagacCTAAGAAAATCAAAGCGACGTTCGGTATGGGTTGGTTTCAAGGCTGCATTAATTCGAtcgtattaattatatatggtgaTCTGGATGATACCCACTTATAGGAACTATGAGTAggccggtttatatatatatatatatttatatatgtttctttAAATATGTATCCATTAAtagagtttatatatataatgtgagtTGGCCATTTAATAAAACCCTAGCTACATGAATTACTATATATGCCAAACCTACAGTACTCTGATCTGTCTCTAGATCTCTGAGTACTAGCTAGGAAATGTTATGaaactatatatgtaaattCTTATTTAATGCCAGCTTGGATTGGATTATTGGAGTTTATATGTGTGATCAATTCAAGGTGACATAATATATAGGCTGCCAACCAAGCGTTCGTTGGCCAGCTATGAATATATAAATCTTTTGTCATGTAGAGGTAGATGGACCTTTATAtcgtgtgtgtgtgagagagagagagggttccTGATCTAGTGATGATAGGACAAAAGAAAGAATCTAACTAGGACCTAGCCATAAAATGCTTGAAGAACAGGCCTGCCGGGACCTAGCTAGAGCTATTTGTTAATTATTGAAGAGGCGcacgttcttcttcttcttcttcttctttcttgatCTTCTAATTCGATCTTTTCAGTTCCAAGTTCCATATTCGAAAGTCTAAAGCATTCGTCATTTGGGTATTTTTGTTTCTTGCCAAATCATTTTCATTAGTTGAAGCTTACAACACCcaaaataagaattaaaaaaaaaaaaatcaaactccCCTTCTAAATTTACTCATGCATGCAACCTCGTTGATCTCATGATGTCGGTCACTAGAGGGCACCGGTACTGTTTAATTAGATATTGGTAATTATATGGTACTTTTAAATGAGATCATCTTATAAATATTCTTCTTCTAAAACCTGGCTTGTAAATTGGATTTCTAAGTTTTGTTAGAGGTACCACCCCATACACACATGCACAACAACAACTACAATAAAAAGAAGGATTTTCTTATACAGAGGATCGTATATATCCTGGTCATGATCACATGGAGGCAGACAGTAGCATCAGAAACCCTAATCGACAGGCAAGGTCAACCACGTACATATACATTGATCTGTCATtcatttccttaattattgGAAGAATATAAGACATAAGTTTATCAAGAAACATGTCCCTTTGTATTGTCAAAATTGTGTCGTCCAACCTGGCACATGTTCACAACTTCAAAATAATTTAACCAATCTGCAAAATAACTGATTTTAAGGCAATATTAATCCTTAATTTGCAGACTCATTACTGTACATGAATTGTGCAcgaaattatatattatgtcaGTGGAGAATTATCTTATTCTTTGGGTTAAAATcataaattagaataatatCTAAGCTGGAAACATCAAAATCGAAATGACCAGTTCAGTACTGCATGGC includes:
- the LOC122292091 gene encoding polygalacturonase QRT2, producing the protein MSPQINFLVLFIILGASFSSCFSSYQEGPLTIDHLDDTHGSDPRRAYTTSISNNTDHQQDQDRDKHEPGFVDRIMMSAAKRFGMKRRLRRAQTPSTSQRLVSVDQFGAKGDGRDDTEAFRKAWQAACSSANSVLVVPKYRNYHLKAITFSGPCKSDMTLMVYGTIKASSHRSDYAKDTRHWLVFENIQNFVVEGGGSINGNGRKWWLNSCKINKNLPCTHAPTAVTFLGCNNLRVSNLRIKNAQQMHVTFQNCDNVKALNLLVTAPGNSPNTDGIHVTGTQNINIENCVIRTGDDCISIVSGSKNVRATDITCGPGHGISIGSLGADGSTDYVSNVIVDRARLSGTTNGVRIKTWQGGSGYAKNILFQNIEMNNVSNPIIIDQNYCDQDTPCREQGSAVQISTVTYRNIQGTSASEDAVKFQCSKSMPCEGISLQNVDLVRAGDADVQASCDNVGLANKGKVFPRC